A genomic segment from Vicia villosa cultivar HV-30 ecotype Madison, WI unplaced genomic scaffold, Vvil1.0 ctg.000113F_1_1, whole genome shotgun sequence encodes:
- the LOC131624278 gene encoding auxin response factor 9-like — MMLNSGEDELYEQLWKACAGPHVEVPRAGQRVFYFPQGHMEQLEVSTNQELNQRIPLFKLPNKILCRVVNVHLLAEQETDEVYAQITLVPESNQTEPTSLDPCPADPPKPRTHSFSKVLTNSDTSTHGGFSVLRKHATECLPSLDMSQSTPTQELVARDLHNYEWHFKHIFRGQPRRHLLTTGWSTFVTSKRLVAGDTFVFLRGENGELRVGVRHLASPQSCMPSSVISGQSMHIGVLATASHAAATQTLFVVYYKPRMSQFIISVNKYMEAMNQKCSVGMRFKMSFDGDDAPETDKRFSGTIIGQEDISSHWLNSKWRSLKVQWDEPASVPRPDRISPWEIEPLMASVPSSVQPAAVKYKRPRLPSEIPDLGDTTLCDSTYWEPGLTQSDVTQVNVMSETKRTESVHMWHHKQNDNSSCNGISRNPTDGSWLSSPHSSGPSHLCQDMTDTNKSVTVSAWPSLKTHSEILNKNDNLIDQVDKENKIETPTSCRLFGIDLNDPRTNSPNASGVTFERCVVTPVSRIEADQNMFDISKTSKERKQEPSPIETLSKQINSRSCTKVQMQGVAVGRAVYLTALDGYDQLIDELEKLFDIKGQLQPRNKWEIVFTDDEGDMMLVGDDPWPEFCNMVKRIFICSSQDMHKMSSGNKLPISSMEETVISSDTAET; from the exons ATGATGTTGAATTCTGGAGAAGATGAACTGTATGAGCAATTGTGGAAGGCTTGTGCTGGTCCTCATGTTGAAGTTCCTCGTGCTGGACAAAGGGTGTTCTATTTTCCTCAAGGACACATGGAAcaa TTAGAAGTATCAACAAATCAGGAACTAAATCAGAGGATTCCTTTGTTCAAACTTCCCAACAAGATCCTTTGTCGTGTTGTCAATGTTCATTTGCTG GCTGAGCAAGAAACGGATGAGGTTTATGCACAGATAACTTTGGTACCAGAATCTAAT CAAACTGAGCCTACGAGCCTTGATCCTTGTCCTGCTGATCCTCCGAAACCAAGAACTCACTCCTTCAGCAAGGTCTTAACTAATTCTGATACCAGtactcatggtggcttttctgttCTTAGGAAGCACGCCACAGAATGCCTTCCGTCGTTG GATATGTCTCAATCTACTCCAACTCAGGAACTGGTTGCTAGAGATCTTCACAATTATGAATGGCACTTTAAGCATATATTTAGAG GTCAACCACGTCGACACTTGCTCACAACTGGTTGGAGTACTTTTGTGACTTCCAAGAGATTAGTCGCTGGAGATACCTTCGTGTTTCTGAG AGGGGAAAACGGGGAATTACGCGTTGGAGTGAGGCATCTGGCTTCTCCACAGAGCTGCATGCCTTCGTCTGTGATTTCCGGTCAGAGCATGCACATCGGTGTCCTTGCAACTGCGTCACACGCTGCTGCAACTCAAACTCTTTTTGTAGTATACTATAAGCCAAG GATGAGCCAGTTCATTATAAGTGTGAATAAGTATATGGAAGCTATGAACCAGAAATGTAGTGTTGGCATGAGGTTCAAGATGAGTTTTGATGGGGATGATGCCCCTGAAACCGACAAAAG ATTTTCTGGCACAATAATTGGACAAGAGGATATATCTTCACACTGGTTGAATTCAAAATGGAGATCACTCAAG GTTCAATGGGATGAGCCTGCATCTGTTCCAAGACCTGATAGAATTTCACCATGGGAGATAGAACCGCTTATGGCTTCTGTTCCTTCATCGGTTCAACCTGCGGCTGTAAAATATAAAAGGCCTAGACTACCAAGTGAAATTCCAGATCTTG GAGACACGACATTATGTGATTCTACTTACTGGGAACCTGGGTTGACACAATCCGATGTAACGCAAGTTAACGTTATGTCTGAAACCAAAAGGACTGAAAGTGTGCATATGTGGCATCATAAGCAAAATGACAATAGCAGCTGCAATGGTATATCAAGGAATCCGACAGACGGAAGTTGGCTATCTTCTCCTCACTCCAGCGGTCCTTCTCATTTGTGTCAAGACATGACCGACACTAACAAGAGTGTCACCGTCTCAGCTTGGCCTAGTCTAAAAACTCACTCAGAAATATTGAACAAAAATGATAATTTGATTGACCAAGTTGACAAGGAGAACAAAATAGAAACTCCTACAAGCTGTAGATTGTTCGGGATTGATCTTAATGATCCTCGCACAAATTCTCCGAATGCATCTGGAGTCACCTTTGAGAGATGCGTTGTCACTCCCGTGTCAAGAATTGAGGCTGACCAAAATATGTTTGATATCTCAAAGACTTCAAAAGAAAGGAAACAAGAACCATCTCCAATCGAAACACTAAGCAAGCAAATCAATAGCAGAAGTTGCACTAAG GTTCAAATGCAGGGTGTTGCAGTGGGTCGTGCGGTGTACTTGACTGCGTTGGATGGCTATGATCAACTCAttgatgaattggagaagctttTTGACATAAAGGGACAGCTCCAACCGAGGAATAAGTGGGAAATCGTCTTCACTGATGATGAAGGGGATATGATGCTTGTTGGTGATGATCCGTGGCC GGAATTCTGCAATATGGTGAAAAGAATCTTCATTTGTTCAAGCCAAGATATGCACAAAATGAGCTCAGGGAACAAATTACCAATCTCATCAATGGAAGAGACTGTAATAAGCTCAGACACAGCTGAGACATGA